A genomic segment from Anas platyrhynchos isolate ZD024472 breed Pekin duck chromosome 5, IASCAAS_PekinDuck_T2T, whole genome shotgun sequence encodes:
- the CHKA gene encoding choline kinase alpha isoform X2, which translates to MKTKFCNGDADPSPLGLLLGCSPGSAGGGGGGVLPAGGQPPSALPHAEPEGKEPVPPPSSPLPPPAREEEPPLDPRTRRRAYLWCKEFLPGAWRGLREEQLRIDPIRGGLSNMLFQCSLPDTIETVADEPRKVLLRLYGAILQMGAEAMVLESVMFAILAERALGPKLYGIFPQGRLEEFIPSRKLSTEELSLPDISAEIAEKMARFHGMKMPFNKEPKWLFGTMEKYLNQVLRIKFTRESKTRKLNKLLSYNLPQEMKNLRAMLEATPSPVVFCHNDCQEGNVLLLEGRENSEKQKLMLIDFEYSSYNYRGFDIGNHFCEWMYDYTYEKYPFFKASVLKYPSKKQQLHFISSYLSAFHDGFENLSNEEKFKLEEEMLIEVNRFALASHFFWGLWSIIQAKISSIEFGYLEYALSRFDAYFDQKKKLKV; encoded by the exons ATGAAGACCAAATTCTGTAACGGCGACGCCGACCCGTCCCCGCTCGGGCTCCTCCTCGGCTGCAGCCCCGGTTCtgccggcggcgggggcggtGGTGTTCTCCCCGCCGGTGGGCAGCCCCCTTCGGCTCTCCCTCACGCCGAGCCCGAGGGGAAGGAGCCCGTCCCGCCGCCTtcctccccgctgcccccgccgGCCCGCGAGGAGGAGCCGCCGCTCGACCCCCGCACGCGGCGCAGGGCCTATCTGTGGTGCAAGGAGTTCCTGCCCGGCGCCTggcgggggctgcgggaggagcAGCTGCGCATCGACCCCATCAG AGGTGGCCTCAGCAACATGCTGTTTCAGTGCTCTCTACCCGATACCATTGAGACAGTTGCAGACGAACCACGGAAAGTTCTCCTGCGCTTATATGGTGCAATCCTGCAGATG ggGGCAGAAGCCATGGTTTTGGAAAGTGTTATGTTTGCCATTCTTGCAGAGAGAGCTCTTGGTCCAAAGCTGTATGGAATCTTTCCACAAGGGCGACTGGAGGAATTTATTCCC AGCAGGAAACTAAGTACTGAGGAACTAAGCTTACCTGACATATCCGCTGAAATAGCTGAGAAGATGGCTAGATTTCATGGCATGAAAATGCCATTTAATAAAGAACCGAAGTGGCTTTTTGGGACAATGGAAAA GTATCTAAATCAAGTGCTGAGGATCAAATTTACCAGGGAATCCAAAACTAGGAAACTGAACAAACTCCTCAGTTACAATCTACCccaggaaatgaaaaatctgAG agctATGCTTGAAGCTACTCCATCACCGGTTGTATTTTGCCACAATGACTGTCAGGAAG GTAATGTCTTGCTTCTGGAAGGCAGAGagaattcagaaaaacaaaagctgatgCTCATTGACTTTGAATACAGCAGCTATAATTACCG aggttttGACATTGGAAATCACTTCTGTGAATGGATGTATGATTACACGTATGAGAAGTATCCATTCTTCAAAGCTAGCGTTCTGAAATATCCTTCAAAGAAGCAACAG CTTCACTTTATTTCCAGTTACCTGTCTGCATTCCATGATGGCTTTGAAAATCTGAGCAATGAAGAGAAGTTCAAGCTAGAAGAGGAAATGTTGATAGAAGTTAACAG GTTTGCCCTTGCATCACACTTCTTCTGGGGTCTGTGGTCTATTATACAAGCAAAGATCTCATCCATTGAATTTGGTTACCTG GAATATGCATTATCCAGATTTGATGCATACTTTGATCAGAAGAAGAAGCTGAAGGTGTGA
- the CHKA gene encoding choline kinase alpha isoform X1: MKTKFCNGDADPSPLGLLLGCSPGSAGGGGGGVLPAGGQPPSALPHAEPEGKEPVPPPSSPLPPPAREEEPPLDPRTRRRAYLWCKEFLPGAWRGLREEQLRIDPIRGGLSNMLFQCSLPDTIETVADEPRKVLLRLYGAILQMRSCNKGESVQSQKENDLQGAEAMVLESVMFAILAERALGPKLYGIFPQGRLEEFIPSRKLSTEELSLPDISAEIAEKMARFHGMKMPFNKEPKWLFGTMEKYLNQVLRIKFTRESKTRKLNKLLSYNLPQEMKNLRAMLEATPSPVVFCHNDCQEGNVLLLEGRENSEKQKLMLIDFEYSSYNYRGFDIGNHFCEWMYDYTYEKYPFFKASVLKYPSKKQQLHFISSYLSAFHDGFENLSNEEKFKLEEEMLIEVNRFALASHFFWGLWSIIQAKISSIEFGYLEYALSRFDAYFDQKKKLKV, from the exons ATGAAGACCAAATTCTGTAACGGCGACGCCGACCCGTCCCCGCTCGGGCTCCTCCTCGGCTGCAGCCCCGGTTCtgccggcggcgggggcggtGGTGTTCTCCCCGCCGGTGGGCAGCCCCCTTCGGCTCTCCCTCACGCCGAGCCCGAGGGGAAGGAGCCCGTCCCGCCGCCTtcctccccgctgcccccgccgGCCCGCGAGGAGGAGCCGCCGCTCGACCCCCGCACGCGGCGCAGGGCCTATCTGTGGTGCAAGGAGTTCCTGCCCGGCGCCTggcgggggctgcgggaggagcAGCTGCGCATCGACCCCATCAG AGGTGGCCTCAGCAACATGCTGTTTCAGTGCTCTCTACCCGATACCATTGAGACAGTTGCAGACGAACCACGGAAAGTTCTCCTGCGCTTATATGGTGCAATCCTGCAGATG AGGTCCTGTAATAAAGGAGAGTCTGTACAGTCTCAGAAGGAAAATGACTTGCAA ggGGCAGAAGCCATGGTTTTGGAAAGTGTTATGTTTGCCATTCTTGCAGAGAGAGCTCTTGGTCCAAAGCTGTATGGAATCTTTCCACAAGGGCGACTGGAGGAATTTATTCCC AGCAGGAAACTAAGTACTGAGGAACTAAGCTTACCTGACATATCCGCTGAAATAGCTGAGAAGATGGCTAGATTTCATGGCATGAAAATGCCATTTAATAAAGAACCGAAGTGGCTTTTTGGGACAATGGAAAA GTATCTAAATCAAGTGCTGAGGATCAAATTTACCAGGGAATCCAAAACTAGGAAACTGAACAAACTCCTCAGTTACAATCTACCccaggaaatgaaaaatctgAG agctATGCTTGAAGCTACTCCATCACCGGTTGTATTTTGCCACAATGACTGTCAGGAAG GTAATGTCTTGCTTCTGGAAGGCAGAGagaattcagaaaaacaaaagctgatgCTCATTGACTTTGAATACAGCAGCTATAATTACCG aggttttGACATTGGAAATCACTTCTGTGAATGGATGTATGATTACACGTATGAGAAGTATCCATTCTTCAAAGCTAGCGTTCTGAAATATCCTTCAAAGAAGCAACAG CTTCACTTTATTTCCAGTTACCTGTCTGCATTCCATGATGGCTTTGAAAATCTGAGCAATGAAGAGAAGTTCAAGCTAGAAGAGGAAATGTTGATAGAAGTTAACAG GTTTGCCCTTGCATCACACTTCTTCTGGGGTCTGTGGTCTATTATACAAGCAAAGATCTCATCCATTGAATTTGGTTACCTG GAATATGCATTATCCAGATTTGATGCATACTTTGATCAGAAGAAGAAGCTGAAGGTGTGA